GTAAATGAGATCTTGGTAACCGATTCTCAGGTTACAGGAGTCAAAACCAATCTCGGCGAGAGTTATTATGCTCCGAAAGTGATCGTTTCCTGTGGAACATTCCTCAATGGTTTGATCCATATTGGCACGAACAGTTATAGTGGTGGCAGGTCGGGAGAACCGGCTGCCCTGCATCTTTCTGGCTCATTGCAACAATTGGGTTTTGAATTAGGCAGATTCAAGACAGGCACACCACCACGCATAGATCTGCGAACGATGGACTATTCTCAGCTCATCGAGCAACCTGGTGATGAACCCCCACAAGGGTTCTCTTATTATCGTGATATCAAGGTCAAAAACAGCGTAAGTTGTTATATGACCTATACAACTCCCGAAACGCATCGACTGATCAAGGATAATCTGCACCGCTCAGCACTATATGGTGGCAAGATAGAGGGAAGAGGACCCCGATACTGTCCCTCTATAGAGGATAAGATAGTCCGTTTTGCTGAACGCGAACGGCACCATATCTTTGTCGAACCAGAGGGGCTCAGGACTTATGAAGGTTATGTTAACGGCATCTCAACCAGTCTGCCACCTGACGTTCAGAAGGAGATAGTTGCCTCGATACCGGGGCTGGAGAAGGCAAAGGTCATTCGTTACGGTTATGCCATCGAATATGATTTTGTACTGCCGGGTCAGATTGATGCAGCTATGGAATCTCACCGGATCAAAGGTCTATATCTTGCCGGACAGATAAATGGGACTTCCGGTTATGAAGAGGCAGCAGCTCAGGGCTTGGTCGCCGGGATCAATGCTGTGCTCAGTCTCGATAAAAAGCCGATCTTAACCTTCTCCCGCAGTAAAAGCTATATTGGGGTCTTGATAGACGATCTGGTGACCAAAGAGACCCATGAACCCTATAGGATGTTCACATCTCGGGCAGAGTATCGTCTCTCCTTACGGCAGGATAACGCCGATGAGAGAATGATGCCGATTGGATATAAGCTTGGTCTGGTATCTGAACAACGATGGCAAAGATTTCAACAGGTGCAACAGATAATGGAGCGGGAACTGGAGAAGTTGAAAACCAAGAACACAAATAAAAACAATAACCTCAAAGAACCGACCCGTTTGATCAATATATTGAAACGCCCCGATATTAATTATAGCGACTTAAGGGAGTATGGTTATCATATTCCGCGAGATGTCACACCTGAGATCCAAGAGAGAATAACTCTGGAAATCAAATATGAAGGCTATCTCAAGAGACAGGACGAAGATATAAAAAAATTCGAAGTGTTTGAGAATCTTACAATACCAGCTGATCTGGATTACATGGAGATCAAGACTATTGCTACAGAGGCGAGGGAGAAACTGGACCGGATCAAGCCAGTTTCAATAGGGCAGGCAGCGAGGATCTCCGGGGTGAATTATACTGATATTAATGCTCTACTGGTTTATCTTAAAAAAAGGATTAAAAAAATAACCACGGATCAACACGAATGAAAAATGATTAACACAGATGCCTCAGCGGAATAGAAAAATCGACAGAGAGAGAAAATACTAAGAGACTGAGCAAAAGCCAGCGTTCCGATATCTTCATACACTTTTTCTTTTTTATCCGTCTGATCTTCTTTTTCCGTTAAATCCGTGTTCTATTTATTTTTTTCCATATTATCCCAAAATTCCTAACATCTAAAACCTAGTCTTTTATCTGTACCTCCGTGGTCAATTATCTTCCTGCTATTCTTTAGTTAGAAAGAAAAAACTTGAAACAATATCGCCTTATATTTCTTATCTTTTCAGAACAAGATTATAGTTAACATTATAAAAATACCGGAAGAGGTAAGATGAAAGAGACAGAATATTATCCTCATAAGAGAGCAACTCAGTTACGGGTTGGAATAGTAACGATCTTAGCCCTGATAATACTTTTTGTCGGTTATGGCTGGCTAAGAGATTGGTTTAATCAGGGGCGTTACACTCTGATACAGGTTAGATTTCTCAATGCCGGTAATATTGAGCCAGGCAATCATGTAACCCTCTTTGGTGTGAGAAGTGGCAGAGTCGAGAGCATCACTATGACTGAGAGAGGTGTGATCCTTAATCTTTTGGTCGATATTGATTTCCAGTTACCGATCGATACCAAATTCTATATCAGTGATTCTGATCTGATGGGTAATCGTCAGGTAGATATTATCCCGGGCATTTCACCGAAAATGATGCCGCAAGGTCATATATTTAGCGGCCAGAATCTTGCCGGTCTATCGTCCCTTATTCCTAGAATTGATGGCATTATCAGTAATTTGGATCAGATGATAACTAGAATAGCGATGCAGGATGAACTGTTTACCAATCTGCATGATACAGTGATATCCTCCAAAAAAGTAATGGAGTCGCTGGACAAATTTTTCAGCGATAATTACGATGAGATTGAAGGTATTGTCACTAATCTCAATCAAACTACGAGTGAATTAAATGCAATTTTCAGTGATGAAGAAACCAATATTAGAAGTACTTTCCAGAATATCTCCCAAGGTGTTGATGATTTAGAGGATATTCTGCAAAAGCTGAATAATCTGCTCGATAATATTGAACCCTTAGTAACCAAATTGAACGATGAAGATGGTACTTTGCACTATCTACTAACCGAAAAAGAGCTTTATGACAAGCTGTTGGATTCTACAGCGCAGATAGATTCTCTACTCTATGATATCAGGCAGAATCCGAGAAGGTACTTTCAATTTAGACTATTTTAAAAAGAGTTATTAGTTATCAGGTACTAGCTATTAGTGAAGCCAAAGGAAGGAGAAGCAAGTCCTTTGGTAGCAAAGCAAGTTGAAAAAACATTAACCACGGAGGCACAAAGGGCACAGAGGACACGGAGAAAAGATTGAGATGCTCCAGCGGAAGGAATAGCAGGAAGAACATAGAACACGGATTTGACGGCAAAAATAGATTAAACGGATAAAAAATGTATTAGAAATAAGTGTATGAAATTATCGGAACGCTGGCTTTAGCCGGCTGGTTCACCGGCTTTAGCCGGTCTGGAAAAGGGTAATAAGGCACAGACTAAAGTCTATGTTACTAATTATTGTCATCCTGAGTGTTCTGCTGAGAGCTTCTTGCTTTAACTGGCAGCAGAATGTATCGAAGGAGAAAAGGGTAGCAAGTCCATTGGAAGTAGAGCAAGATTTGGAACACCGACTGAAGATGTAAATTAAAATAGTAAGATAGGAAGATAAAGAGAGTTAAATAAATATGAAGGATTCATTGATCAAGAAAAGTTTACTAATTGTCTTATTATCATTTCTCTTGATAATACCGTTGTTAAGTTATACCTTTGGCAAGAATAAGGTTCAAGTTGAAAAACTGGAATGGTCAGTAATGCAGACCATTCATTTTGATATCTATTTTCCCAAAGGTGCTGATGAATTTGGACAAACAGTTGCCCTGATGGCGGAAGAGGCATACTATTATCTGCAAGATGCTTTTCAGACACCGCTGTATACCAGAATACCTTTGATCTTTTACGAGTCACACCGTGAATTTCAGGTCACTAATATCATCTATCAACTTCTATCGGAAGGAGTAGGTGGCTTCACTGAGTCGCTTCATAATAGAGTTGTCATTCCCTATGATGGTAGTTATAAAAAACTGGAAGAGACCCTGATCCACGAATTGACCCATGCCTACATCAATGCAATGGATAGTGATTTTACAGCTTCCCGTTTCTTTAATCTACCGCGGATGACTTTCCCTTTCTGGTTTCAGGAGGGACTTCCGGAATATCTCGCTATCGGTGGTGAAGATAACTATAACAACATGTTTATCATGGATATGGTATTTAATAGTTATCTCTATCAATTGGAAATTGTTGGTGGTTATTATGCCTACCGTCTCGGTGAATCTTTTTTAACTTATATAGACGAAACCTATGGCAGGGAATACGTAATGCGCTATTTCTTTGCTACCCGCACAGCCGGTTCTATTGATAATGCCACACAGCGAGTTTTCGGGATGACTTTTGAATCTTTACAGAACCGTTGGCGTAATCATCTTTTACGAAAATATACCCCTTATCTACAGACCCATACTGTTCCCTATGAAAAATATGAAAGACGCACCGACCACAATAAAGATGGGTCATATTTCAATTTTGCTCCCCGTTTCTCACCGGATGGGAGAAATTATCTTTATTTTTCGAACCGAAACCAAAGAATGAGCATCTGGCGAGGATACCCTATTGATATTTTTGAAGAGCAGTTAATTCTGCGAGGGGAAACTACCGGACGGTTTGAGCAGTTCCACTTTCTGAGAAATAATATCAGTTGGTTTCCCGATAGTAGACGCTTTTCTTTCGTGGCTAAAACAAAGGCAGGTGATGTTATCTATATTGCCGATGTTACGACCGGCAAAGTACTGGAAGCACATGAAATGTACGATTTCGATGCTATCTATGAGATAGATATCTGTCGCGAAGGGAACAGAATTGTTTTTTCAGGGCAGAAAGAGATGCGCAATAATATCTATTACATGGATATTCAAACGCGAGAAATTACTCAGATAACTACTGATCAATACTATGATCATCAACCCCGTTGGTCTCCTGACGGAACCAAGATCGTCTTTTCATCTGAAAGAACTATTTCCCCGGAACATAAATATGAACACATCTTTAACCGGCTGACCGATCAGATCTATTATTATGATCTCAATGAAGAGAAATTCTATCAGGTCACAACTGACGAATTTAGCAATCATTCACCTGCATGGGATTCAACCGGCACGAAGATCCTTTTTATCTCGGAAGAATATGATGTTAACAATTTTCATATTATAGATCTCGAAAACGGTAAAAGAGCACATGTAACCCGTACTTTGAACGGGGTATTCAGTGGTGATCTGAATTATAATGACTCTCATCTAATTTTTTCTGCCTTTTATAATAACGGTTGGGATATCTATTTCGCTAATCAGCCACTGGCTAATCTTGATTATCAGGATTACGGTTTTCCTCAGGAAGTTGAGTTAATAGACGATTTCACAGAACGATTTAGTTTATATCGTTTTAAGTTTTATGGAAGACGCGATGAAGAGGGACGTAGATCAAACAGAGAATATGATATCGAAAGAACCGAAACCAGCTTTTTCCGAGTGAGACGAGATATAACTCTCGATAAGAGACCGGAGGAGATTAAAGTTCCAGCTATTGAGCCCTATCGGGTTAGATTTTATCTCGACCGGCTCTGGGGTGGAGCAGCTTATTCTTCAACGTATGGTACGTATGCTACTCTGCAACTCGGATTGAGTGATGTCATGGGAGACCATACGATCGGTATCCAGTTGGGTATTGCCGGAAAAATTAAAGATTCCGACTTCATTTTCACTTATCTCTATCTTCCGCGTAGAATAGATATCGGATTTGGTGGATTCTATCTCACCGATGATATTCTCTATTACTATCCAGTTCCTAATGTATATATCAATGTCAGAGAAAACGATGTCGGCATTTATACCCTATTTCGTTATCCCTTAAATCGGTTCTGGCGTCTCGATTTTGAAAATCTGCTCTATAGTAGAACTGAGTTATACGAAATATGGAATCCCTATGTTGGCGTATGGGAAGAGATAGGAACCGATAAAGACCTGATCTATTCTCCTCAGATCAGGATAGTCCATGATAATATCCTCTGGGGAGTTACTGGTCCGCTCAGTGGCTGGAGAGCCTATCTGGCTCTAAACCGCTCTTTTGCTACTGATTATCATAACTACTTTACTGCCCATACCGATCTGAGAAGCTATACCCTTTTTGCTAAACGCTATTCATTAGCTGCTCGGCTGTTTGCAGGTTTCAGTAATGGTGATAGACCACAATCTTTCCGGCTTGATGGATATCATGGTATTCGCGGACTGACTGAAGAGCAACGGGGTCATAAGAAAGCTGTATCAACCCTAGAACTGAGATTTCCCTTTATAGATCAATTAAGAATGGCTTTTCCATTACCCATGACATTGTACCAGCTACGGGGTAGCGTATATACCGACTTTGGTGCCGTGTGGGATAATCATAAAGATTTTAAGGGCGCTTCAGACGGAAGATTAAAAGATCTGGTACTTGGGTTTGGGCTCGGACCACGGGTCAATCTCGGATTCTTTGTCCTGAAATTCGATGTCGCTTGGAGTACCGATTTAGAAAATACAAGTAAGCCGACGTACTATATCAGTATTAATGAAGAATTCTGATAACTAAAAGAAGCAAAGCAAGCATTGGACCACAGATACACACAGATAAAAGTAGAGTTTAGTGTTATGTGTCATGGGTTACGGGAAAAACTAATTAGAAGAAATGTCAAGGATATTGGAACGCTGGCTTTACATGAAAAGTAATCTAAGTATTGATGGTGTTGATCAAGAATGTAGTCTTCAAGACAACTGTCATCCTGAGTGTTCTGTTGGATTCTTCTTGCTACACTTAACGACAGAATGTATCGAAGGAGGAAGTGTATTCAATGATCTTTTTTATAATGTCGCTCTTCGATACAACACTTGGATAGAAAAGTATGAAGCTATTCCAAGTGCCACTCAGAGTGACAGTCGTATTATACACTTTTCATTTTCAATTGCGAAAGCTTGCTTTCAGGGATGTTTAGCCGGCAGTATCAACGGCTTCAGCCGGTCTGAAATGATAAGAAAGGCAAAAACTAAAGCCTATAATACAGAATGTGTCGAACCTAGGAAATTCCTTCTTTGTGGCTGCTTCCGAGCTCGGCGAAGCCAACAAAGGAGGAAGTGTAAGGAGTTAATTAACATAGCTTCAGTAACCACTCATGGTTACAATAAGAAGGTCAATTCGCATTAGTGTAAAATAAACAATGCACTCTGAGGTGTTAATATGAACAAACTAATGGTCAGTCTTTCCGGGATCAGAGGTATCTTTGGCGATACCCTAACTCCGGAAATAGCTCTTAAATATGCAGCCCATTACGGGATCTTTTGCAAGCGGAAAACGATTATAGTTGGTCGTGATTCTCGCACCAGCGGTGAAACGATCCTGAATGCGGTAATATCCGGCTTGCTAAGTGTCGGAAGTTCGGTCATAGATCTCGGTATTGTATCCACTCCCACTCTCTTATTAGCAGTTGAACAATCTGAAGCTGAGGGTGGTATATGTATCACTGCTTCTCACAATCCTGCCGAATGGAATGCCCTCAAACTCTGTGGAAAAAACGGAATGTTTCTTTTCCCGGAACAGGCAGAAAAGTTCCTGGCAACTCTCGAAAAACCAATAACTTATGGCTCTTGGCAAGAGCTAAAAGGTGTTGAATGCTATTATGATGCCTCTCTGAGACATATCGAAAAGATCCTAACCATATCCTATCTTGATATCGAAGCGATCAGAGCGAAAAAGTTCAAGGTCGTTATCGATTCGGTTAACGGAGCCGGAGGAACCATATCACCGGCTCTTCTCAAAGAACTGGGATGTCAAACGATAGAGATCAATAGTGAACCAACAGGAATATTTGCCCATAATCCCGAACCATTAGCACGGAATTTAGTACAATTATCAGAGAGTGTATTAAAGCACAATGCCGATATCGGTTTTGCTACCGATCCCGATGTTGACCGTTTGTCTATCGTTTCGGAGAAAGGGGAAGCTATCGGCGAGGAGTATAGTCTACTCTTGGCAGCTAAATATATTCTCAGTAAGACAAAAGGGGATATGGTCACTAACCTATCTACCTCTATGGGTATAGACGATATAGCGGCTGAGTATGGAGTTAAAGTGTATCGCACTCCAGTTGGAGAAATAAATGTCGGTAAGAAGATGCTGGAGATAGGAAGTCCCATAGGAGGTGAAGGAAATGGAGGCATTATTTGTCCAGAAGTGCATTATACTCGCGATGCACCGGCAGGAATGGCTATTATCCTCGCCCTCTTGGCAGAAAAAGGAGAATCCCTTGCACAGATAGTGTCTCACTTGCCTAAGTATTACATCTGCAAAGATAAGATAGAAGTAGAACCTCAACGTATTGATGATATTATGTTTA
The DNA window shown above is from Candidatus Cloacimonadota bacterium and carries:
- the glmM gene encoding phosphoglucosamine mutase — protein: MNKLMVSLSGIRGIFGDTLTPEIALKYAAHYGIFCKRKTIIVGRDSRTSGETILNAVISGLLSVGSSVIDLGIVSTPTLLLAVEQSEAEGGICITASHNPAEWNALKLCGKNGMFLFPEQAEKFLATLEKPITYGSWQELKGVECYYDASLRHIEKILTISYLDIEAIRAKKFKVVIDSVNGAGGTISPALLKELGCQTIEINSEPTGIFAHNPEPLARNLVQLSESVLKHNADIGFATDPDVDRLSIVSEKGEAIGEEYSLLLAAKYILSKTKGDMVTNLSTSMGIDDIAAEYGVKVYRTPVGEINVGKKMLEIGSPIGGEGNGGIICPEVHYTRDAPAGMAIILALLAEKGESLAQIVSHLPKYYICKDKIEVEPQRIDDIMFKAEKIFHDRQLDKTDGLKIIGDKHWIHIRKSGTEPIIRVYVESSDQQEADRLCRQTVEKLLE
- the mnmG gene encoding tRNA uridine-5-carboxymethylaminomethyl(34) synthesis enzyme MnmG → GHMAREIDALGGEMGRIADLTGIQFRMLNKKKGPAVWAPRTQNDRLQYSIEMRCAVEEQENLELKESEVNEILVTDSQVTGVKTNLGESYYAPKVIVSCGTFLNGLIHIGTNSYSGGRSGEPAALHLSGSLQQLGFELGRFKTGTPPRIDLRTMDYSQLIEQPGDEPPQGFSYYRDIKVKNSVSCYMTYTTPETHRLIKDNLHRSALYGGKIEGRGPRYCPSIEDKIVRFAERERHHIFVEPEGLRTYEGYVNGISTSLPPDVQKEIVASIPGLEKAKVIRYGYAIEYDFVLPGQIDAAMESHRIKGLYLAGQINGTSGYEEAAAQGLVAGINAVLSLDKKPILTFSRSKSYIGVLIDDLVTKETHEPYRMFTSRAEYRLSLRQDNADERMMPIGYKLGLVSEQRWQRFQQVQQIMERELEKLKTKNTNKNNNLKEPTRLINILKRPDINYSDLREYGYHIPRDVTPEIQERITLEIKYEGYLKRQDEDIKKFEVFENLTIPADLDYMEIKTIATEAREKLDRIKPVSIGQAARISGVNYTDINALLVYLKKRIKKITTDQHE
- a CDS encoding BamA/TamA family outer membrane protein; the encoded protein is MKDSLIKKSLLIVLLSFLLIIPLLSYTFGKNKVQVEKLEWSVMQTIHFDIYFPKGADEFGQTVALMAEEAYYYLQDAFQTPLYTRIPLIFYESHREFQVTNIIYQLLSEGVGGFTESLHNRVVIPYDGSYKKLEETLIHELTHAYINAMDSDFTASRFFNLPRMTFPFWFQEGLPEYLAIGGEDNYNNMFIMDMVFNSYLYQLEIVGGYYAYRLGESFLTYIDETYGREYVMRYFFATRTAGSIDNATQRVFGMTFESLQNRWRNHLLRKYTPYLQTHTVPYEKYERRTDHNKDGSYFNFAPRFSPDGRNYLYFSNRNQRMSIWRGYPIDIFEEQLILRGETTGRFEQFHFLRNNISWFPDSRRFSFVAKTKAGDVIYIADVTTGKVLEAHEMYDFDAIYEIDICREGNRIVFSGQKEMRNNIYYMDIQTREITQITTDQYYDHQPRWSPDGTKIVFSSERTISPEHKYEHIFNRLTDQIYYYDLNEEKFYQVTTDEFSNHSPAWDSTGTKILFISEEYDVNNFHIIDLENGKRAHVTRTLNGVFSGDLNYNDSHLIFSAFYNNGWDIYFANQPLANLDYQDYGFPQEVELIDDFTERFSLYRFKFYGRRDEEGRRSNREYDIERTETSFFRVRRDITLDKRPEEIKVPAIEPYRVRFYLDRLWGGAAYSSTYGTYATLQLGLSDVMGDHTIGIQLGIAGKIKDSDFIFTYLYLPRRIDIGFGGFYLTDDILYYYPVPNVYINVRENDVGIYTLFRYPLNRFWRLDFENLLYSRTELYEIWNPYVGVWEEIGTDKDLIYSPQIRIVHDNILWGVTGPLSGWRAYLALNRSFATDYHNYFTAHTDLRSYTLFAKRYSLAARLFAGFSNGDRPQSFRLDGYHGIRGLTEEQRGHKKAVSTLELRFPFIDQLRMAFPLPMTLYQLRGSVYTDFGAVWDNHKDFKGASDGRLKDLVLGFGLGPRVNLGFFVLKFDVAWSTDLENTSKPTYYISINEEF
- a CDS encoding MCE family protein; this encodes MKETEYYPHKRATQLRVGIVTILALIILFVGYGWLRDWFNQGRYTLIQVRFLNAGNIEPGNHVTLFGVRSGRVESITMTERGVILNLLVDIDFQLPIDTKFYISDSDLMGNRQVDIIPGISPKMMPQGHIFSGQNLAGLSSLIPRIDGIISNLDQMITRIAMQDELFTNLHDTVISSKKVMESLDKFFSDNYDEIEGIVTNLNQTTSELNAIFSDEETNIRSTFQNISQGVDDLEDILQKLNNLLDNIEPLVTKLNDEDGTLHYLLTEKELYDKLLDSTAQIDSLLYDIRQNPRRYFQFRLF